Proteins from a genomic interval of Aquabacterium sp. J223:
- a CDS encoding IS1182 family transposase, with translation MKRFIEGEERSQITLLPECLDDFITEDNPVRVVDVFVDELKLHSLGFDGVRPAATGRPSYHPSVLLKLYIYGYLNQIQSSRRLEREAQRNVELMWLTGRLTPDFKTIADFRKDHGEAIRKVCREFVLLCRRLRLFTEGVVAIDGSKFKGVNNRDKNFTSHKIQVRMKQLEHNINRYLTELDRADRDPTLVLPEKAARLREKIARIKEQIRGLAEIEQQLRSFNERQVSLTDPDARSMATSRLGSAVVGYNVQAAVDTRHHLIVVHEVTNAVTDRGQLAAMAKAAKEAAAHPSPIVLADRGYFEGYQILECERAGIAAMVPKPLTSGGKFEGRFDKRDFAYDAQGDVYRCPAGETAVRRFTVIEDGKTLHKYWSSACPGCHLKKQCTPAPFRRISRWEHESVLEVVQARLDGAPEASRLRQRTVEHVFGTLKAWMGATHFQTRTLPRVRTEMSLQVLAYNMRRVIRILGATTLIEAMRA, from the coding sequence ATGAAGCGATTCATCGAGGGCGAGGAGCGCAGCCAGATCACGCTGCTGCCTGAGTGTCTGGACGACTTCATCACCGAAGACAACCCAGTACGCGTTGTCGACGTCTTCGTCGATGAGCTCAAGCTCCACTCGCTCGGTTTCGATGGCGTGAGGCCGGCCGCCACCGGGCGCCCGTCGTACCACCCGTCGGTGCTGCTGAAGCTCTACATCTACGGCTACCTCAATCAGATCCAGTCGAGCCGGCGCCTGGAGCGTGAAGCGCAGCGAAACGTCGAGCTCATGTGGCTGACCGGTCGCTTGACCCCGGACTTCAAGACGATCGCCGACTTCCGAAAGGACCACGGAGAGGCGATCCGCAAGGTATGCCGTGAGTTCGTACTTCTGTGTCGCCGGCTCCGGCTGTTCACCGAGGGGGTGGTGGCCATCGACGGCAGCAAGTTCAAGGGCGTGAACAACCGAGACAAGAACTTCACCAGCCACAAGATTCAGGTGCGGATGAAGCAGTTGGAGCACAACATCAACCGGTACCTCACCGAGCTTGATCGCGCTGATCGCGACCCGACACTGGTGCTTCCCGAGAAGGCTGCCCGTTTGAGGGAAAAGATCGCCAGGATCAAGGAGCAGATACGAGGGCTGGCCGAGATCGAACAGCAGCTCAGGTCTTTCAATGAGCGGCAGGTCTCCTTGACCGATCCTGACGCACGCTCCATGGCAACCAGTCGACTTGGCTCGGCGGTCGTCGGCTACAACGTCCAGGCCGCCGTCGACACCAGGCACCACCTGATCGTTGTGCATGAGGTGACCAACGCCGTCACGGACCGAGGCCAGTTGGCCGCCATGGCCAAAGCGGCGAAGGAGGCTGCTGCTCACCCGAGCCCGATCGTTCTGGCAGACAGAGGCTACTTCGAGGGCTACCAGATCCTGGAATGCGAGCGAGCGGGCATCGCAGCGATGGTGCCCAAGCCACTCACCTCTGGCGGCAAGTTCGAGGGGCGCTTCGACAAGCGCGATTTCGCCTATGACGCCCAAGGCGACGTGTACCGGTGCCCGGCAGGAGAGACGGCGGTTCGTCGCTTCACCGTGATCGAGGACGGCAAGACGCTCCACAAGTACTGGTCGTCGGCGTGCCCCGGCTGTCACCTCAAGAAGCAGTGCACCCCGGCGCCGTTTCGGCGCATCAGCCGATGGGAGCACGAAAGCGTGCTGGAGGTTGTTCAGGCGCGCCTTGACGGCGCGCCTGAAGCTTCCCGCCTACGACAGCGCACCGTCGAACACGTCTTCGGCACGCTGAAGGCTTGGATGGGAGCAACGCACTTCCAGACCAGGACGCTCCCGCGCGTGCGGACCGAGATGAGCCTGCAGGTGTTGGCCTACAACATGCGGCGCGTGATCAGAATCTTGGGTGCAACGACCCTGATCGAAGCGATGAGGGCGTAG
- a CDS encoding CreA family protein, with translation MKRLLLPTLLAAAGAVHAQRIGEVDTVFKLIGPDHKIVVDAYDDPGVKGVTCYVSRAQTGGIKGGLGLAEDKAEASIACRQTGPISFPQPVKRQDEMFSERISLVFKRLRVVRMVDAPRNTLVYLTYSDRVIEGSPQNSVTAVPVDRATPIPVR, from the coding sequence ATGAAACGCCTCCTGCTCCCCACCCTGCTCGCCGCCGCCGGCGCGGTCCACGCCCAACGCATCGGCGAAGTCGACACGGTGTTCAAGCTGATCGGGCCCGACCACAAGATCGTGGTCGATGCCTACGACGACCCGGGCGTCAAGGGCGTCACCTGCTACGTCTCGCGCGCCCAGACCGGCGGCATCAAGGGCGGGCTCGGCCTGGCGGAGGACAAGGCGGAAGCCTCCATCGCCTGTCGGCAGACCGGCCCGATCTCGTTCCCCCAGCCGGTCAAGCGGCAGGACGAGATGTTCAGCGAGCGCATCTCGCTGGTCTTCAAGCGCCTGCGCGTGGTGCGCATGGTCGACGCGCCGCGCAACACGCTGGTCTACCTCACCTACTCCGACCGCGTGATCGAAGGCTCGCCGCAGAACAGCGTCACCGCCGTGCCGGTCGACCGCGCCACGCCGATCCCGGTCCGGTAG
- a CDS encoding SDR family oxidoreductase produces MSFDLQLKGLRAVVTGGTLGLGAAVVHALVEAGARVATSARTPPPQPVEGVTYVAADLSTADGTHHLAQTILRAWGGVDILVNVLGGSKTPGGGFAAISDEHWFAELNLNLMPAVRLDRALLPTMLAQGAGVIIHVSSIQRVLPLPESTTAYAAAKAALTTYSKSLAREVTPKGVRVLSVAPGWIETEASMVFAQRMADEAGTDYEGGKKIVMDWLGGIPVGRPARPREVADLIAFLASPRSASIAGAEYRIDGGTVPTL; encoded by the coding sequence ATGAGCTTCGACCTGCAACTGAAAGGCCTGCGGGCCGTGGTCACCGGCGGTACGCTGGGCCTGGGCGCTGCCGTCGTGCACGCCCTGGTGGAGGCCGGCGCTCGGGTGGCGACATCCGCCCGCACCCCACCGCCGCAACCGGTGGAGGGGGTCACCTACGTCGCCGCCGACCTGTCGACGGCCGACGGCACGCACCACCTTGCCCAGACCATCCTGCGGGCGTGGGGCGGCGTCGACATCCTGGTCAACGTGCTCGGAGGGTCGAAAACGCCCGGCGGCGGTTTCGCCGCCATCAGCGACGAGCACTGGTTCGCCGAGTTGAACCTGAACCTGATGCCTGCCGTGCGCCTGGATCGGGCGCTGCTGCCCACGATGCTGGCGCAGGGCGCGGGGGTCATCATCCACGTCAGCTCCATCCAGCGTGTGCTGCCCCTTCCCGAGTCCACCACCGCCTACGCCGCGGCCAAGGCAGCCCTCACCACCTACAGCAAGTCGCTGGCGAGAGAAGTGACGCCGAAGGGCGTTCGCGTCCTGAGCGTTGCGCCGGGCTGGATCGAGACCGAGGCGTCGATGGTGTTTGCCCAGCGGATGGCCGACGAGGCCGGAACGGACTACGAAGGCGGCAAGAAGATCGTGATGGACTGGCTGGGCGGCATTCCCGTGGGGCGCCCCGCCAGACCACGCGAAGTGGCCGATCTGATCGCCTTCCTGGCGTCGCCCCGCTCCGCTTCCATCGCCGGTGCCGAGTACCGGATCGACGGCGGCACCGTTCCCACGCTGTAG
- a CDS encoding LysR family transcriptional regulator, whose protein sequence is MRGSDFAELKAFVAVVERQSFARAAEHLGLSPSALSQTIRHLEGRIGARLLNRTTRSVAPSTSGELLYRRIAPLFREMAVAVAEAGEATGRMSGTLRINTLGIAARTIIAPRLSRFHEAHPDVVLDVVVDDALADIVAGRFDAGIRVGGQLHKDMVAIRLTPDLNMVAVASPDYLARRGTPKSPTELHDHACINWRLQTDGRHYRWEFKKRGQRLEVAVEGPVVTNHADIGLGAALNGLGIAYHFENDGVAELLAQGRLVQVLADWSISRPGLFLYYPNRQHRPAALGAFIDCLLDRKPFDRP, encoded by the coding sequence ATGCGCGGGTCTGACTTCGCCGAGCTGAAGGCGTTCGTCGCGGTGGTGGAGCGTCAGAGCTTCGCGCGCGCGGCGGAGCATCTGGGCCTGTCGCCCTCGGCGCTGAGCCAGACGATCCGGCACCTCGAAGGCCGCATCGGTGCACGCCTTCTGAACCGCACGACCCGAAGCGTCGCGCCGTCGACCAGTGGCGAGCTGCTCTACCGGCGCATCGCGCCGTTGTTCCGCGAAATGGCCGTGGCCGTCGCCGAGGCCGGAGAAGCCACCGGACGGATGAGCGGCACCCTGCGCATCAACACGTTGGGGATCGCGGCCAGAACCATCATCGCGCCGCGGCTCTCGCGTTTTCATGAGGCGCACCCCGACGTCGTGCTCGACGTCGTGGTCGACGATGCACTGGCGGACATCGTCGCAGGCCGCTTCGACGCGGGCATCCGCGTGGGAGGACAACTGCACAAGGACATGGTGGCCATCCGCCTCACGCCCGACCTGAACATGGTCGCCGTGGCGTCCCCGGACTACCTTGCGCGTCGCGGAACCCCCAAGTCGCCCACCGAGTTGCATGACCATGCCTGCATCAACTGGCGGCTCCAAACGGACGGCAGGCACTATCGCTGGGAGTTCAAGAAGCGGGGCCAGCGACTCGAGGTGGCGGTGGAGGGCCCGGTCGTCACCAATCACGCCGACATCGGCCTCGGCGCTGCACTGAACGGGCTCGGCATCGCCTATCACTTCGAGAATGACGGCGTGGCCGAGCTCCTGGCCCAAGGACGGCTGGTCCAGGTCCTTGCGGACTGGTCGATCTCGCGCCCGGGTCTGTTCCTGTACTACCCGAACCGGCAGCACCGACCCGCGGCCCTCGGTGCGTTCATCGACTGTCTGCTGGACAGAAAGCCATTCGACCGGCCCTAG
- a CDS encoding MOSC domain-containing protein, translating into MKTIRDLLKPPHIDGRVEAIVVRASPRAAARSIAETVALAGIGLADDRLGQRGEAELSTRQVTLIQAEHLPVIAGLARVDGVDPVGLRRNLVVSGINLLALKNARLQVGEAVLEIVGPCHPCSRMEETIGPGGYAAMRGHGGMTARVLTGGPIRVGDPVQVQR; encoded by the coding sequence ATGAAGACCATCCGCGACCTGCTCAAGCCACCGCACATCGACGGGCGTGTGGAGGCCATCGTCGTGCGGGCCTCGCCGCGCGCGGCGGCGCGCAGCATCGCCGAGACGGTGGCGCTGGCCGGCATCGGCCTGGCCGACGATCGGCTGGGGCAGCGCGGCGAAGCCGAGCTGTCGACGCGGCAGGTGACGTTGATCCAGGCCGAGCACCTGCCGGTGATCGCCGGGCTGGCGCGGGTGGACGGCGTCGACCCGGTCGGGCTGCGCCGCAACCTGGTGGTCTCCGGCATCAACCTGCTCGCGTTGAAGAACGCGCGGCTGCAGGTGGGCGAGGCGGTGCTCGAGATCGTCGGCCCGTGCCACCCCTGTTCCCGCATGGAGGAGACCATCGGCCCGGGCGGCTACGCCGCGATGCGCGGCCACGGCGGCATGACGGCGCGGGTGCTGACCGGCGGCCCGATCCGCGTGGGCGACCCGGTGCAGGTCCAGCGGTAG
- a CDS encoding VOC family protein, producing the protein MLQQYPMFNYLPARDLARARRFYETVVGLTPDEEVNGGVVYRCAGGTAAFLYPTPNAGTSKASQAFWSVDDLDAVMVALAARGVVFDLYPDLPGERSPQGALVARRRQGRLVPRQ; encoded by the coding sequence ATGCTGCAGCAGTACCCGATGTTCAACTACCTGCCCGCGCGCGACCTGGCGCGCGCCCGCCGCTTCTACGAGACGGTGGTCGGCCTCACCCCCGACGAGGAGGTCAACGGTGGGGTCGTCTACCGCTGTGCCGGCGGCACGGCGGCCTTCCTCTACCCCACGCCCAATGCCGGCACGTCGAAGGCCAGCCAGGCCTTCTGGTCGGTGGACGACCTGGACGCGGTGATGGTGGCGCTGGCCGCCCGCGGCGTGGTCTTCGACCTCTACCCCGACCTGCCCGGCGAGCGCAGCCCGCAGGGCGCGCTCGTCGCCCGGCGGCGCCAAGGCCGCCTGGTTCCGCGACAGTGA
- a CDS encoding cysteine hydrolase family protein: MKIWVHGVERELPAGFDDYLDPARTAVLSIDMHRGHLDDSPDCPCPAPRAREIVAPIDAFHRQVRALGVRIVHVKSVLRPDGSDDLKGIPAAWRRTFPLHVGDIPNHAAHALAGSPWTEWVTEVLPQDLTVENKRRLSAFYPTDLDFLLRNQRIETVVIDGGFSDCCVLNTAFDANNHNYRVIVLKDLTRGTDDELEAAAQAMVSLHLGLVTESAELVAAWRARSR, encoded by the coding sequence ATGAAGATCTGGGTCCACGGCGTCGAGCGCGAACTGCCCGCCGGCTTCGACGACTACCTCGACCCCGCGCGCACCGCGGTGCTGTCGATCGACATGCACCGCGGCCACCTCGACGACTCGCCCGACTGCCCCTGCCCGGCGCCGCGGGCGCGCGAGATCGTCGCGCCGATCGACGCCTTCCACCGGCAGGTGAGGGCGCTCGGCGTTCGCATCGTGCACGTGAAGTCGGTGCTGCGGCCCGACGGCTCCGACGACCTGAAGGGCATCCCCGCCGCCTGGCGCCGCACCTTCCCGCTGCACGTCGGCGACATCCCCAACCACGCCGCCCATGCGCTGGCCGGCTCGCCCTGGACCGAATGGGTGACCGAGGTGCTGCCGCAGGACCTGACGGTGGAGAACAAGCGGCGCCTGTCGGCCTTCTACCCCACCGACCTCGACTTCCTGCTGCGCAACCAGCGCATCGAGACGGTGGTCATCGACGGCGGCTTCAGCGACTGCTGCGTGCTCAACACCGCCTTCGACGCCAACAACCACAACTACCGCGTCATCGTGCTCAAGGACCTGACCCGCGGCACCGACGACGAGCTGGAGGCCGCGGCGCAGGCGATGGTGTCGCTGCACCTGGGGCTGGTCACCGAATCGGCCGAGCTGGTCGCCGCCTGGCGCGCGCGCAGCCGCTGA
- a CDS encoding ABC transporter permease encodes MDIALHWLTNTPDFAVPFALAALGLILTERAGVLSLGAEGFMLVGALVGIGGMLAFQDPAVALVLAMMAAAAVSLLFAVMVVTLRVNQVIAGLAIVFFCQGFTGLMGTLLEWTNQTTAGLAPLALWPLSALPGIGPVFTQNAMVWLTPLLFVAVTAFLHTTTLGLRWRAVGENPQAADAAGIPVSAYRFAAVLAGSALVGLAGAYISVVSTKLWIAGMTGGRGWIAVGLVIFARWSPWKALAGALLFGGIEALIPQLAASGVKLPQYFVLMTPYAVTLAVMVWVALAGRGGQAAPGALGEPYVREERR; translated from the coding sequence ATGGACATCGCGCTGCACTGGCTGACCAACACGCCCGACTTCGCGGTGCCGTTCGCGCTGGCCGCGCTCGGCCTCATCCTCACCGAGCGGGCCGGCGTGCTGTCGCTGGGCGCCGAGGGCTTCATGCTGGTCGGCGCGCTGGTGGGCATCGGCGGCATGCTGGCCTTCCAGGACCCGGCGGTGGCGCTGGTGCTGGCCATGATGGCGGCCGCCGCGGTGTCGCTGCTGTTCGCGGTGATGGTGGTCACGCTGCGCGTCAACCAGGTCATCGCCGGCCTGGCCATCGTCTTCTTCTGCCAGGGCTTCACCGGCCTGATGGGCACGCTGCTGGAATGGACCAACCAGACCACGGCCGGCCTGGCGCCGCTGGCGCTGTGGCCGCTGTCGGCGCTGCCGGGCATCGGCCCGGTGTTCACGCAGAACGCCATGGTGTGGCTGACGCCGCTGCTGTTCGTCGCCGTCACCGCCTTCCTCCACACGACCACCCTCGGCCTGCGCTGGCGCGCGGTGGGCGAGAACCCGCAGGCGGCGGATGCCGCCGGCATCCCGGTGTCGGCCTACCGCTTCGCCGCGGTGCTGGCCGGCTCGGCGCTGGTCGGGCTGGCGGGGGCGTACATCTCGGTGGTCAGCACCAAGCTGTGGATCGCCGGCATGACCGGCGGGCGCGGCTGGATCGCGGTGGGCTTGGTCATCTTCGCCCGCTGGTCGCCGTGGAAGGCGCTGGCCGGCGCGCTGCTGTTCGGCGGCATCGAGGCGCTGATCCCGCAGCTGGCGGCCAGCGGGGTGAAGCTGCCGCAGTACTTCGTGCTGATGACGCCCTATGCGGTGACGCTGGCGGTGATGGTGTGGGTGGCGCTGGCCGGGCGCGGTGGCCAGGCGGCCCCGGGCGCCCTGGGCGAGCCCTATGTTCGCGAGGAGCGGCGATGA
- a CDS encoding ABC transporter permease — translation MTDLSVPLSPPVATAAPARPRFEPLLSRRYALEVRGQLAWPWQALILALAVVVGLLVSAAILVAAGVPADQLLNEFVVQTFLDGQNLRAVLFQAAPMVLIGLAGCVAFRARFWNLGLEGQMVWGAIAATAVSVWDLGPQPLRLPLMFAAAAAFGLLWSWGPAWLKLRLGVNEIISTLMLNYLAANFLLHLVYGAWKDPASAFPHSPQFRAFERLPELGAGIGSAVLLAGVVALLAWWGVERSRAGLYLRFVDANPRMADAVGVPVRRLVLAAVLVSGALSGLAGFVIASGQEGRLTQGFYAGYGFSGILIAFLARNHPLGAVAVALLVAALFVTGRSLQVFYQIPFSMVQLIQAVIVVCVASSDFFMRHRLRRVASAAARAGTPGAR, via the coding sequence ATGACTGACCTGTCCGTGCCGCTGTCCCCGCCGGTGGCGACGGCCGCGCCCGCCCGCCCGCGCTTCGAGCCGCTGCTGTCGCGGCGCTACGCGCTGGAGGTGCGCGGCCAGCTCGCCTGGCCCTGGCAGGCGCTCATCCTGGCGCTGGCCGTCGTCGTCGGGCTGCTCGTGTCGGCGGCCATCCTGGTCGCCGCCGGAGTGCCGGCCGACCAGCTGCTCAACGAGTTCGTCGTGCAGACCTTCCTCGACGGGCAGAACCTGCGCGCCGTGCTGTTCCAGGCCGCGCCGATGGTGCTCATCGGCCTGGCCGGCTGCGTCGCCTTCCGCGCCCGCTTCTGGAACCTGGGGCTGGAGGGCCAGATGGTGTGGGGCGCCATCGCCGCCACCGCGGTGTCGGTGTGGGACCTCGGCCCGCAGCCGCTGCGCCTGCCGCTGATGTTCGCCGCCGCCGCCGCCTTCGGCCTGCTCTGGTCCTGGGGACCGGCCTGGCTGAAGCTGCGGCTGGGTGTCAACGAGATCATCTCCACGCTGATGCTCAACTACCTGGCGGCCAACTTCCTGCTGCACCTGGTCTACGGCGCGTGGAAGGACCCGGCCAGCGCCTTCCCGCACTCGCCCCAGTTCCGCGCCTTCGAGCGCCTGCCCGAGCTGGGCGCCGGCATCGGCAGCGCGGTGCTGCTGGCCGGCGTGGTGGCGCTGCTGGCCTGGTGGGGCGTGGAGCGCAGCCGCGCCGGCCTGTACCTGCGCTTCGTCGACGCCAACCCGCGCATGGCCGACGCGGTCGGCGTGCCGGTGCGGCGGCTGGTGCTGGCGGCGGTGCTGGTGTCGGGCGCGCTGTCCGGGCTGGCCGGCTTCGTCATCGCCTCGGGGCAGGAAGGGCGGCTGACGCAGGGCTTCTACGCCGGCTACGGCTTCAGCGGCATCCTCATCGCCTTCCTGGCGCGCAACCACCCGCTGGGCGCGGTGGCGGTGGCGCTGCTGGTGGCGGCCCTCTTCGTCACCGGCCGCAGCCTGCAGGTCTTCTACCAGATCCCGTTCTCCATGGTGCAGCTCATCCAGGCGGTGATCGTCGTCTGCGTCGCCTCGTCGGACTTCTTCATGCGGCACCGGCTGCGGCGGGTGGCCTCGGCCGCCGCGCGGGCCGGCACGCCAGGGGCGCGCTGA
- a CDS encoding ABC transporter ATP-binding protein, with amino-acid sequence MTTPALQLDGICKSFDGFAALTDASFSAHWGEVHALLGENGAGKSSLMNIAAGLYAPEAGRLAIDGNPLSLAGPRDAARVGIGMVHQHFKLVRPFTVAENILLGLPEGSEEIADAATHRARLRRIEAAVKAQADALGFDIDARARVETLSVAEQQRVEILKVLLAGARILILDEPTAVLTDGEAQRLLLTVQALARQRGAAVVLVTHKMADVKAHADRVTVMRGGRTVATVDPRATPAEALVRLTVGESPPLPAAAARPAGALRLTVRGLRSRQGQALRGVDLRLHDGEVYGIAGVGGNGQGELVAALLGLQGAGRDANEGEVLLEGVGDLSAIATSARRALGIAAIPADRYGLALAGALSVAENFAIGQVHAGRYGPTWWLNARRMAEDAIAAARAFDVQGVRSPRQKAALLSGGNAQKLVLAREFGRAPRLVIAHSPSRGLDVRASAEVHARLQAARDGGAAVLLISEDLDEVMALADRIGVMNKGRIVAEFARPADRQAIGKAMVHD; translated from the coding sequence ATGACCACGCCCGCGCTGCAGCTCGACGGCATCTGCAAGTCCTTCGACGGCTTCGCGGCGCTGACCGACGCGTCGTTCTCCGCCCATTGGGGCGAGGTGCATGCCCTGCTGGGCGAGAACGGCGCGGGCAAGTCGTCGCTGATGAACATCGCCGCCGGCCTCTACGCGCCGGAGGCCGGGCGGCTGGCCATCGACGGCAACCCGCTGTCGCTGGCCGGCCCGCGCGACGCGGCCCGGGTGGGCATCGGCATGGTCCACCAGCACTTCAAGCTGGTGCGGCCGTTCACCGTGGCCGAGAACATCCTGCTCGGCCTGCCCGAGGGCAGCGAGGAGATCGCCGACGCGGCCACCCACCGCGCGCGCCTGCGCCGCATCGAGGCCGCGGTGAAGGCGCAGGCCGACGCCCTGGGCTTCGACATCGACGCCCGTGCGCGGGTCGAGACGCTGTCGGTGGCCGAGCAGCAGCGGGTCGAGATCCTCAAGGTGCTGCTGGCCGGCGCGCGCATCCTCATCCTCGACGAGCCCACCGCGGTGCTCACCGACGGCGAGGCGCAGCGCCTGCTGCTCACCGTGCAGGCGCTGGCCCGCCAGCGCGGCGCGGCGGTGGTGCTGGTCACGCACAAGATGGCCGACGTGAAGGCGCACGCCGACCGGGTGACGGTGATGCGCGGCGGCCGCACGGTGGCCACCGTCGACCCGCGCGCCACGCCGGCGGAGGCGCTGGTGCGGCTGACGGTGGGTGAATCGCCACCGCTGCCGGCCGCGGCGGCGCGGCCGGCCGGCGCGCTGCGCCTCACCGTGCGCGGCCTGCGCAGCCGGCAGGGCCAGGCGCTGCGCGGCGTGGACCTGCGGCTGCACGACGGCGAGGTCTACGGCATCGCCGGCGTCGGCGGCAACGGCCAGGGCGAGCTGGTGGCCGCGCTGCTCGGCCTGCAGGGCGCCGGCCGCGACGCCAACGAGGGCGAGGTGCTGCTCGAAGGGGTGGGCGACCTGTCGGCCATCGCCACGTCCGCCCGCCGCGCGCTCGGCATCGCCGCCATCCCCGCCGACCGCTACGGCCTGGCGCTGGCCGGCGCGCTGTCGGTGGCCGAGAACTTCGCCATCGGCCAGGTGCACGCCGGCCGCTACGGCCCGACCTGGTGGCTCAACGCCCGCCGCATGGCCGAGGACGCCATCGCCGCCGCCCGCGCCTTCGACGTGCAGGGCGTGCGCTCGCCGCGGCAGAAGGCGGCGCTGCTGTCGGGCGGCAACGCGCAGAAGCTGGTGCTGGCGCGCGAGTTCGGCCGCGCGCCGCGGCTGGTCATCGCCCACAGCCCCAGCCGCGGGCTGGACGTGCGCGCCTCGGCCGAGGTGCACGCCCGCCTGCAGGCCGCGCGCGACGGCGGCGCGGCGGTGCTGCTGATCAGCGAGGACCTGGACGAGGTGATGGCGCTGGCCGACCGCATCGGCGTGATGAACAAGGGCCGCATCGTGGCCGAGTTCGCCCGGCCGGCCGACCGGCAGGCCATCGGCAAGGCGATGGTCCATGACTGA
- a CDS encoding BMP family ABC transporter substrate-binding protein: MAADGFTLKGKPQIAMLYFGPKNDGGWTQAFDEARQKVEKAIGMKISYVENVPEDASAIKPAAEKFIQRGANIIIGTAFGYSDTFKELAAKYPDVAFLNGSGTTNGPNLQSFYGRTYESHYLCGMAAGAASKTGKLGFVAANPFGVVNWTVNAFALGAQKVNPAATVNVIYTGAWNDPVKERAAAMALIDQGAEVIGQHVDTPTPQVVAQERGKLGTGHHRDMSQFAPKATICSSVWVWDKFLAPELKKIMAGGWKPAPYGAFIAMKDGGTDIACCGKAVPADKAAMIKVEREAMLKGKQVYAGPLADASGKERVAAGAVLGDADLWKMDWYVKGVITQK, encoded by the coding sequence ATGGCCGCCGACGGTTTCACCTTGAAGGGCAAGCCGCAGATCGCGATGCTGTACTTCGGCCCGAAGAACGACGGCGGCTGGACGCAGGCCTTCGACGAGGCGCGGCAGAAGGTGGAGAAGGCCATCGGCATGAAGATCTCCTACGTCGAGAACGTGCCGGAGGACGCCTCGGCCATCAAGCCGGCGGCGGAGAAGTTCATCCAGCGCGGCGCCAACATCATCATCGGCACCGCCTTCGGCTACTCCGACACCTTCAAGGAACTGGCCGCCAAGTACCCGGACGTGGCCTTCCTCAACGGCTCCGGCACCACCAACGGCCCCAACCTGCAGAGCTTCTACGGCCGCACCTACGAGAGCCACTACCTCTGCGGCATGGCCGCCGGCGCGGCGTCGAAGACCGGCAAGCTCGGCTTCGTCGCCGCCAATCCCTTCGGCGTGGTGAACTGGACGGTCAACGCCTTCGCGCTGGGCGCGCAGAAGGTCAACCCCGCGGCCACGGTCAACGTCATCTACACCGGCGCCTGGAACGACCCGGTGAAGGAACGCGCCGCCGCGATGGCGCTGATCGACCAGGGCGCCGAGGTCATCGGCCAGCACGTGGACACGCCCACCCCGCAGGTGGTCGCGCAGGAGCGCGGCAAGCTCGGCACCGGCCACCACCGCGACATGAGCCAGTTCGCGCCCAAGGCCACCATCTGCTCGTCGGTCTGGGTGTGGGACAAGTTCCTGGCGCCGGAGCTGAAGAAGATCATGGCCGGCGGCTGGAAGCCTGCGCCCTACGGCGCCTTCATCGCGATGAAGGACGGCGGCACCGACATCGCCTGCTGCGGCAAGGCGGTGCCGGCCGACAAGGCCGCGATGATCAAGGTCGAGCGCGAGGCCATGCTCAAGGGCAAGCAGGTCTACGCCGGCCCGCTGGCCGACGCCTCGGGCAAGGAACGGGTGGCGGCCGGCGCCGTGCTCGGCGACGCCGACCTCTGGAAGATGGACTGGTACGTCAAGGGCGTGATCACGCAGAAGTGA
- a CDS encoding VOC family protein produces the protein MSATLSYVNVFARDVVALSGFYQRVFGFTEIEAIRSPIFRGLDTGKSSLGFNALDAYGLLQLDAFSDTKGVKFLLNIDVDSKDEVDRRVPVAVAEGATLIKPPYETYYHWYQAVLLDPEGNVFRINHML, from the coding sequence ATGAGCGCGACCCTGTCCTATGTCAACGTCTTCGCCCGCGACGTGGTGGCCCTCAGCGGCTTCTACCAGCGGGTGTTCGGCTTCACCGAGATCGAGGCCATCCGCTCGCCTATCTTCCGCGGCCTCGACACCGGCAAGTCCAGCCTGGGCTTCAACGCGCTGGACGCCTACGGGCTGCTGCAGCTCGACGCCTTCAGCGACACCAAGGGCGTCAAGTTCCTGCTCAACATCGACGTCGACTCCAAGGACGAGGTCGATCGCCGCGTGCCGGTGGCGGTGGCCGAGGGCGCGACGCTGATCAAGCCGCCGTACGAAACCTACTACCACTGGTACCAGGCCGTCCTGCTGGACCCGGAAGGCAACGTCTTCCGCATCAACCACATGCTCTGA